The proteins below come from a single Micromonospora citrea genomic window:
- a CDS encoding AraC family transcriptional regulator: MDPLTGLLDGPRARGAFLLRSLLDPPFALRIEDRAPLTVVALVRGAAWVVPDDGAPTRLGPGDVAVLRGPDGYLVADDPATPPQVVIHPGQRCATLRGEPLVESMALGVRTWGTGTDGATVLLTGTYQLPGELSRRLLTALPPLVVVGGDEWRSPLVPLLAEEVTRDAPGQEAVLDRLLDLLLIAALRTWFARPGAAPAWYVAAADPVVGPALRLLQNDPARPWTVASLAAEVGVSRAALARRFTELVGEPPMTFLTGWRLALAADLLREPDATLGAVARKVGYSSPFALSTAFRRVRGVTPRDHRLAAP, translated from the coding sequence ATGGACCCGCTCACCGGGCTGCTCGACGGCCCCCGGGCCCGGGGCGCCTTCCTGCTCCGGTCGCTGCTGGATCCGCCCTTCGCCCTGCGCATCGAGGACCGCGCCCCGCTGACCGTGGTCGCCCTGGTGCGCGGCGCGGCCTGGGTGGTGCCCGACGACGGCGCGCCGACCCGGCTGGGGCCCGGCGACGTGGCGGTGCTGCGCGGGCCCGACGGCTACCTGGTGGCCGACGACCCGGCCACCCCGCCGCAGGTCGTCATCCATCCCGGGCAGCGGTGCGCCACCCTGCGCGGGGAGCCGCTGGTCGAGTCGATGGCGCTGGGCGTACGCACCTGGGGCACCGGCACGGACGGCGCGACCGTGCTGCTGACCGGCACCTACCAGCTTCCCGGGGAGCTGAGCCGGCGGCTGCTCACCGCCCTGCCGCCGCTGGTCGTCGTCGGGGGCGACGAGTGGCGCAGCCCGCTGGTGCCCCTGCTCGCCGAGGAGGTCACCCGGGACGCGCCCGGCCAGGAGGCGGTCCTCGACCGGCTGCTCGACCTGCTGCTGATCGCCGCGCTGCGCACCTGGTTCGCCCGCCCCGGCGCCGCGCCCGCCTGGTACGTCGCCGCCGCCGACCCGGTGGTCGGCCCGGCGCTGCGGCTGCTCCAGAACGACCCGGCCCGGCCGTGGACGGTCGCCTCCCTCGCGGCCGAGGTGGGCGTCTCCCGGGCGGCGCTGGCCCGCCGGTTCACCGAACTGGTCGGCGAGCCGCCGATGACGTTCCTCACCGGGTGGCGGCTGGCGCTCGCCGCCGACCTGCTCCGCGAGCCGGACGCCACCCTGGGCGCGGTGGCCCGCAAGGTCGGCTACAGCAGCCCGTTCGCGCTGAGCACGGCGTTCCGCCGGGTCCGCGGGGTCACCCCACGCGACCACCGCCTCGCCGCGCCCTGA
- a CDS encoding HD domain-containing protein, with the protein MEFPAYLATMPMHAITEIHGEPGLLARFRLELRAFDEAARGRLTEALDLAAELHRDDRRVREPYLNHLLRVAIRMMHHYQVRDVDVIVAGLLHDAVEDHPDELAAAGGHAGDDATAAALAVLAERFGPRVARLVAAVTNPAYDPERDKHAQYREHVAASLDREPWARVIKISDFTDNGVGVIHTVGPKVTSSARKYRPLVPVYRELVTRPDTPLSAPVKRHILDQLDLAEERFSAILDQPAHPN; encoded by the coding sequence ATGGAGTTTCCCGCCTACCTGGCCACCATGCCGATGCACGCGATCACCGAGATCCACGGCGAACCGGGCCTGCTCGCCCGCTTCCGGCTGGAGCTGCGCGCGTTCGACGAGGCCGCCCGGGGGCGACTCACCGAGGCCCTCGACCTCGCCGCCGAGCTGCACCGCGACGACCGGCGGGTGCGCGAGCCCTACCTCAACCACCTGCTGCGGGTGGCGATCCGGATGATGCACCACTACCAGGTGCGCGACGTCGACGTGATCGTCGCCGGCCTGCTGCACGACGCCGTCGAGGACCACCCCGACGAGCTGGCCGCCGCCGGTGGGCACGCCGGCGACGACGCCACCGCCGCCGCGCTGGCCGTCCTCGCCGAGCGGTTCGGCCCGCGCGTGGCGCGCCTGGTCGCGGCGGTGACCAATCCGGCGTACGACCCGGAGCGCGACAAGCACGCGCAGTACCGGGAGCACGTGGCGGCCAGCCTGGACCGGGAGCCGTGGGCGCGGGTCATCAAGATCTCCGACTTCACCGACAACGGGGTGGGCGTCATCCACACCGTCGGGCCGAAGGTCACCTCGTCGGCCCGCAAGTACCGGCCGCTCGTGCCGGTCTACCGCGAGCTGGTCACCCGGCCGGACACTCCCCTGTCGGCGCCCGTGAAGCGGCACATCCTCGACCAGCTCGACCTGGCCGAGGAACGCTTCAGCGCCATCCTCGACCAGCCGGCGCACCCGAACTGA
- a CDS encoding DEAD/DEAH box helicase: protein MTSGAELLHPVVLHHVVNTLQWPALRPLQDAAVRPLLDGEDALLLAPTAGGKTEAAVFPLLSRMAQENWAGTSVLYVCPLKALLNNLLPRLEAYAGWLGRRAALWHGDVTMGRRRTILRERPDVLLTTPESLESMLVSAAVDHDEFFGQLRAIVVDEVHAFAGDDRGWHLLAVLERLSRVAGRPVQRVGLSATVGNPDELLGWLQGSGRDLRRARVVAPGIGAPARATTAAPTPAGEVELDYVGSVHNAAKVIAALHRGEKRLVFCDSRALVEELGQRLRALDVTTFLSHASLSVDERRRAEEAFAQERDCVIVATSTLELGIDVGDLDRVIQIDAPRTVAAFLQRIGRTGRRPGSSRNCLFLALDGEGLLHAAGLLHLWSQGWVEAVVPPPEPRHIVAQQMLALSLQRHRVGDQVWPAEWNGLAPFDKSAEVIVRHLVERGYLDVDSGMLFIGPEAELRFGRRHFMDMLAVFTAPPQFTVLSGRTEIGRTDPALLTAKVQGPRLLLLAGRSWRVTHVDWKRRRCFVEPADGGGKALWMTGGSPQGLSYRMVRAMRDVLLGADPPVALTGRASTRLAQLRQEATSLVHPGGTVVARDADGETKWWTWAGFRANATLIATLSEIADPTQRYDDASIRLRPDVDRNTVRAAMADAAERVCLPDVTEKALAGLKFSAALPERLAAATLAARLADLPAARAVLAEPTRTVYLSG from the coding sequence ATGACGAGTGGTGCCGAGCTGCTGCACCCGGTCGTGCTGCACCACGTGGTCAACACGTTGCAGTGGCCGGCGCTGCGGCCCCTGCAGGACGCCGCAGTGCGGCCGCTGCTCGACGGCGAGGACGCCCTGCTCCTCGCCCCCACCGCTGGCGGCAAGACCGAGGCGGCGGTGTTCCCGCTGCTGTCCCGGATGGCGCAGGAGAACTGGGCGGGCACCTCCGTGCTCTACGTCTGCCCGCTGAAGGCCCTGCTCAACAACCTCCTGCCCCGCCTCGAGGCCTACGCCGGTTGGCTCGGTCGCCGCGCCGCGCTCTGGCACGGCGACGTGACCATGGGCCGGCGCCGGACGATCCTCCGGGAGCGGCCGGACGTCCTGCTCACCACGCCGGAGTCCCTGGAGTCGATGCTGGTCAGCGCCGCCGTCGACCACGACGAGTTCTTCGGGCAGCTCCGGGCGATCGTGGTCGACGAGGTGCACGCGTTCGCGGGAGACGACCGGGGCTGGCACCTGCTGGCCGTCCTCGAACGCCTCTCCCGGGTGGCCGGTCGCCCGGTGCAGCGGGTCGGCCTGTCCGCCACGGTGGGCAACCCCGACGAGCTGCTGGGCTGGCTGCAGGGCTCCGGACGCGACCTGCGGCGGGCGCGGGTCGTGGCACCCGGCATCGGCGCGCCGGCCCGCGCCACGACGGCGGCACCGACTCCGGCCGGCGAGGTCGAGCTTGACTACGTCGGGTCCGTCCACAACGCCGCCAAGGTGATCGCGGCCCTGCACCGCGGCGAGAAGCGGTTGGTGTTCTGCGACTCCCGCGCCTTGGTGGAGGAGCTCGGCCAGCGGCTGCGGGCACTCGACGTGACGACGTTCCTCTCCCACGCCTCGCTGTCGGTGGACGAGCGACGGCGGGCCGAGGAGGCGTTCGCGCAGGAGCGGGACTGCGTCATCGTCGCCACCAGCACCCTCGAGCTGGGCATCGACGTGGGCGACCTCGACCGGGTCATCCAGATCGACGCCCCGCGTACCGTCGCCGCGTTCCTGCAGCGCATCGGCCGGACCGGACGGCGGCCCGGCAGCAGCCGGAACTGCCTCTTCCTCGCGCTGGACGGCGAAGGGCTGCTGCACGCCGCCGGGCTGCTCCACCTCTGGTCGCAGGGTTGGGTAGAGGCCGTCGTGCCGCCGCCGGAGCCCCGACACATCGTGGCCCAGCAGATGCTCGCGCTGTCGCTGCAGCGGCACCGCGTCGGCGACCAGGTGTGGCCGGCGGAGTGGAACGGGCTGGCGCCCTTCGACAAGAGCGCCGAGGTGATCGTGCGGCACCTCGTCGAGCGCGGCTACCTCGACGTCGACTCCGGGATGCTCTTCATCGGGCCGGAGGCGGAGCTGCGGTTCGGTCGCCGGCACTTCATGGACATGCTGGCGGTGTTCACCGCCCCGCCCCAGTTCACCGTGCTCTCCGGTCGCACCGAGATCGGGCGCACGGACCCTGCGCTGCTCACCGCCAAGGTGCAGGGCCCCCGGCTGCTGCTGCTCGCCGGGCGCAGCTGGCGGGTCACCCACGTCGACTGGAAGCGCAGGCGCTGCTTCGTCGAGCCCGCCGACGGCGGCGGCAAGGCGCTCTGGATGACCGGCGGGTCGCCCCAGGGGCTGTCGTACCGGATGGTCCGGGCGATGCGCGACGTGCTCCTCGGCGCCGACCCGCCGGTCGCGCTGACCGGCCGGGCCAGCACCAGGCTCGCCCAGTTGCGGCAGGAGGCCACTTCCCTCGTCCACCCCGGCGGCACGGTGGTCGCCCGCGACGCCGACGGCGAGACGAAGTGGTGGACGTGGGCCGGCTTCCGGGCCAACGCCACCCTGATCGCCACCCTCAGCGAGATCGCCGACCCGACCCAGCGGTACGACGACGCCTCGATCCGGCTGCGACCCGACGTCGACCGCAACACGGTGCGGGCGGCCATGGCCGACGCCGCCGAGCGGGTCTGCCTGCCGGACGTCACCGAGAAGGCCCTCGCCGGGCTCAAGTTCAGCGCCGCGCTGCCCGAACGCCTGGCGGCGGCGACCCTGGCCGCGCGGCTGGCCGACCTGCCGGCTGCGCGCGCGGTGCTCGCCGAACCCACCCGGACGGTGTACCTGTCGGGCTGA
- the brxD gene encoding BREX system ATP-binding protein BrxD, whose translation MSGVSPARRREVVDALRRGAVPSAGLDLFAVGLDRFGAAIGEDLDTVATGGSVFKAVRGEYGSGKTFFTRWIAERARRANLATAEVQVSENETPLHRLETVYRRLTERLSTSTFPPSALRPVVDGWFYALEEDVLAAGEVAADDVDALDRAVATLLDQRLATVSRSAPAFAAALRGYRRATLAGDSTTADAVLAWLGGQPHVAAAARRTAGVKGDLDHFAALSFVQGLLAVLRDSGHPGLLLVLDEVETLQRVRSDARDKALNALRQLIDEVHSGRFPGLYLIITGTPAFYEGPQGVQRLAPLAQRLAVDFTTDARFDNPRAVQIRLPGFTVDSLVELGGRVRDLYADGSAAPDRVRGLVDDGYLGDLARAVAGGLGGKVGVAPRLFLKKLVGEVLDRVDQFAEFDPRQHYAPTLTATEMTDVERNASSADAVPLEL comes from the coding sequence GTGAGCGGCGTCAGCCCGGCCCGCCGCCGGGAGGTCGTCGACGCCCTGCGCCGGGGCGCCGTGCCCTCGGCCGGCCTCGACCTCTTCGCGGTGGGGCTCGACCGGTTCGGCGCCGCGATCGGCGAGGACCTCGACACCGTCGCCACCGGCGGCTCCGTCTTCAAGGCCGTCCGCGGCGAGTACGGCTCCGGTAAGACGTTCTTCACCCGGTGGATCGCCGAACGCGCCCGACGGGCCAACCTCGCCACGGCGGAGGTGCAGGTCTCCGAGAACGAGACCCCGCTGCACCGGCTGGAGACCGTCTACCGGCGGCTCACCGAGCGGCTGAGCACCTCGACGTTCCCGCCGAGCGCGCTGCGGCCGGTCGTCGACGGCTGGTTCTACGCGCTGGAGGAGGACGTCCTCGCGGCCGGCGAGGTCGCGGCCGACGACGTCGACGCCCTCGACCGGGCGGTCGCCACGCTGCTGGACCAGCGGCTCGCGACCGTCAGCCGGAGCGCCCCCGCCTTCGCCGCCGCCCTGCGCGGCTACCGGCGCGCCACCCTCGCCGGAGACTCGACGACGGCCGACGCGGTGCTCGCCTGGCTCGGCGGACAGCCGCACGTCGCCGCGGCCGCCCGCCGGACCGCCGGCGTCAAGGGCGACCTGGACCACTTCGCCGCGCTGAGCTTCGTGCAGGGGCTGCTCGCCGTGCTGCGTGACAGCGGCCATCCCGGCCTGCTGCTCGTGCTCGACGAGGTGGAGACGCTGCAACGGGTCCGCTCGGACGCCCGGGACAAGGCCCTCAACGCGCTGCGGCAGCTCATCGACGAGGTACACTCGGGACGGTTCCCCGGGCTGTACCTGATCATCACCGGCACCCCGGCCTTCTACGAGGGGCCGCAGGGCGTGCAGCGGCTCGCGCCGCTGGCGCAGCGGCTCGCCGTCGACTTCACCACCGACGCGCGGTTCGACAACCCGCGCGCGGTGCAGATCCGGCTGCCCGGCTTCACCGTCGACTCCCTGGTCGAGCTGGGTGGACGGGTGCGCGACCTCTACGCGGACGGTTCGGCGGCCCCGGACCGGGTGCGCGGCCTCGTCGACGACGGGTATCTGGGCGACCTGGCCCGCGCGGTCGCCGGCGGACTCGGCGGCAAAGTCGGGGTGGCCCCGCGCCTGTTCCTCAAGAAGCTGGTGGGGGAGGTGCTCGACCGGGTGGACCAGTTCGCCGAGTTCGACCCCCGGCAGCACTACGCGCCGACCCTGACCGCCACCGAGATGACCGACGTCGAGCGCAACGCGAGCAGCGCCGACGCGGTCCCGCTCGAGCTGTAG
- the pglZ gene encoding BREX-2 system phosphatase PglZ, whose product MTQAPALAQALRISPVALRQKVAQQLDRHRNGDAYPVLVVRAEPAWPHDPTMLLPDGRRARIVPCVSPLAVWEHLVADRGDEVLVLLTDIPESVLHHGVRSRIFRQRVLTVEPWDLVVDAFGAQLPDTALERESWAGMALLDAMPAAGWPKLATAVLTRDVALRHLAAVRLGLDRRGEGPDDLDVAALLRWSAQPGAVEAYGLLREEEQDGLARWLVEQFGRPAKALFALIAAGHGTEALPLGLVCDALWSTDSADAVRAQGRVDQYFGSLNDDATVRGFAEAAVQVVTGLLVAPKTDVRRQGHAVLDRAEELLVQFNAAGSAGHSPILRTGFNQRIGVAARALLTGLHDAADPALEVAVGHLAEHRLAEAETQRITRIRMAQRLVRWLGTDVAPPESVADGVDRQIAEWGWVDLALNHVWAGEDAHPELQQAFRAIHDRAQARRRELDGAFAGRLGAWATAGPGNDGGLLTVENLLPRVVEPLIRADRPVLLVVLDGMSAAVAVQLADELSQHWVEYDPLAGAGAGRRRGVVAALPTLTAVSRTSLFAGALRSGNQEHEKKLFADGRWGRGSRIFHKGPARGGAGEVFAGELAAAVAGPAPVVAVVINTVDESLAHGREGDEAGWQLDDIGFLRSLLDQARSSGRAIVVTSDHGHVLERGGQHVKAADAASARHRTGPGPTAPGEIELSGPRVVADGKRTIALWDPLLRYRPSKAGYHGGASLAEVTIPLLAFLLPNVAEPPAGWAPVEAREPQWWRPTAPAASPPAAVAPAAVPKPRRKAPAVTGDALFDVPEATTTAAVTPAGDGDLVAALLATELFEAQHGLTPRRVEVRKIEAAMRALADAKGVLPAAVLAQRAGEVPARATGFVNALQRIFNVDNYPVLSLTDNGRTVRLDLRLLREQFRLPAGPS is encoded by the coding sequence GTGACTCAGGCACCCGCCCTCGCCCAGGCGCTGCGGATCAGCCCGGTGGCGTTGCGCCAGAAGGTGGCGCAACAACTCGACCGGCACCGCAACGGAGACGCGTACCCCGTGCTGGTGGTGCGCGCCGAACCGGCGTGGCCGCACGACCCGACGATGCTGTTGCCCGACGGCCGGCGCGCCCGGATCGTGCCGTGCGTGTCGCCGCTCGCCGTCTGGGAGCACCTCGTCGCCGACCGCGGCGACGAGGTGCTGGTGCTGCTCACCGACATCCCGGAGTCCGTGCTGCACCACGGCGTCCGGAGCCGGATCTTCCGGCAGCGGGTCCTCACCGTCGAGCCGTGGGACCTCGTCGTGGACGCGTTCGGCGCGCAACTGCCGGACACCGCTCTGGAGCGGGAGTCGTGGGCCGGGATGGCGTTGCTCGACGCGATGCCGGCTGCGGGCTGGCCCAAGCTGGCCACCGCCGTGCTGACCCGCGACGTCGCGCTGCGGCACCTCGCCGCCGTGCGCCTCGGCCTCGACCGGCGGGGCGAGGGCCCCGACGACCTCGACGTCGCCGCGCTGCTGCGGTGGAGCGCCCAACCGGGCGCGGTCGAGGCGTACGGGCTGCTCCGCGAGGAGGAACAGGACGGGCTGGCCCGGTGGCTCGTGGAGCAGTTCGGCCGGCCGGCGAAGGCCCTGTTCGCGCTGATCGCCGCCGGTCACGGCACGGAGGCGCTGCCCCTCGGCCTGGTCTGCGACGCGTTGTGGAGCACCGACAGCGCCGACGCGGTACGCGCCCAGGGCCGGGTCGACCAGTATTTCGGCAGCCTCAACGACGACGCGACCGTGCGGGGCTTCGCCGAGGCTGCCGTGCAGGTCGTCACCGGCCTGCTCGTCGCCCCGAAGACCGACGTGCGGCGGCAGGGGCACGCGGTGCTCGACCGGGCAGAGGAACTGCTCGTCCAGTTCAACGCGGCCGGCAGCGCCGGGCACAGCCCGATCCTGCGCACCGGCTTCAACCAGCGGATCGGTGTCGCGGCCCGAGCCCTGCTCACCGGGCTGCACGACGCGGCGGACCCCGCTTTGGAGGTGGCGGTCGGGCACCTCGCCGAGCACCGGCTGGCGGAGGCGGAGACGCAGCGGATCACGCGGATCCGGATGGCGCAGCGCCTCGTCCGCTGGCTCGGCACGGACGTGGCACCGCCCGAGAGCGTCGCCGACGGGGTGGATCGGCAGATCGCCGAGTGGGGCTGGGTCGACCTGGCGCTCAACCACGTCTGGGCCGGTGAGGACGCCCATCCGGAGCTGCAGCAGGCGTTCCGGGCGATCCACGATCGCGCGCAGGCACGTCGCCGTGAACTCGACGGCGCCTTCGCCGGACGCCTCGGCGCCTGGGCGACCGCCGGGCCGGGCAACGACGGCGGGCTGCTCACCGTGGAGAATCTGCTTCCGCGTGTCGTCGAGCCGTTGATCCGCGCCGACCGGCCGGTGCTGCTCGTGGTCCTCGACGGGATGAGTGCGGCGGTCGCGGTGCAGCTCGCCGACGAGCTGTCCCAGCACTGGGTCGAGTACGACCCGCTCGCCGGGGCCGGCGCGGGACGCCGGCGGGGCGTCGTGGCGGCGCTGCCCACGCTGACCGCCGTCTCCCGCACCTCGCTCTTCGCCGGCGCGCTGCGCAGCGGTAACCAGGAGCACGAGAAGAAGCTCTTCGCCGACGGCCGCTGGGGCAGGGGCTCGCGGATCTTCCACAAGGGCCCGGCCCGGGGCGGCGCGGGCGAGGTGTTCGCCGGCGAACTGGCGGCGGCGGTCGCGGGCCCGGCGCCCGTGGTTGCCGTCGTGATCAACACGGTGGACGAGTCGCTGGCCCACGGGCGGGAGGGCGACGAGGCCGGGTGGCAGCTCGACGACATCGGGTTCCTGCGCAGCCTGCTCGACCAGGCGCGGTCCTCCGGCCGCGCGATCGTCGTCACCAGCGACCATGGTCACGTGCTGGAACGCGGCGGTCAGCACGTCAAGGCCGCCGACGCCGCCTCGGCGCGGCACCGGACCGGCCCCGGCCCGACCGCGCCCGGCGAGATCGAGCTGTCCGGCCCCCGCGTCGTCGCCGACGGCAAGCGGACGATCGCGTTGTGGGACCCGCTGCTGCGGTACCGGCCCAGCAAGGCGGGCTACCACGGCGGCGCGTCGCTCGCCGAAGTCACCATCCCGCTGCTGGCCTTCCTGCTGCCGAACGTCGCCGAGCCGCCGGCCGGCTGGGCACCCGTCGAGGCCCGCGAACCGCAGTGGTGGCGGCCGACCGCACCGGCCGCGTCGCCACCGGCTGCCGTGGCGCCGGCAGCCGTGCCCAAGCCGCGCCGGAAGGCCCCCGCCGTCACCGGGGACGCGCTGTTCGACGTACCGGAGGCGACGACGACCGCGGCGGTGACGCCGGCCGGCGACGGCGACCTGGTGGCGGCGCTGCTCGCCACCGAGCTGTTCGAGGCGCAGCACGGCCTGACGCCGCGTCGGGTGGAAGTGCGGAAGATCGAGGCGGCGATGCGCGCGTTGGCCGACGCCAAGGGCGTGCTGCCGGCGGCGGTGCTGGCCCAGCGGGCCGGCGAGGTGCCGGCCCGCGCGACCGGCTTCGTCAACGCCCTGCAACGGATCTTCAACGTCGACAACTACCCGGTGCTCTCGCTGACCGACAACGGCCGCACCGTACGGCTGGACCTGCGGCTGCTGCGGGAGCAGTTCCGGCTGCCGGCAGGCCCCTCGTGA